AGGATCCGCTGATGCCTCAATAAAAATACTTGATACAGAGAGAATGTTGGCCAAAAGTGCTATGCCTATTGAGGTAAAATATGACTTGAATCGTAACCACTTTGTGAATTCTTGAGGTGCTGTCTGTTTTCATGCCatgtctgtgccttctggctgGCTCAGTGGGTTGGACTAAGTATCTGTCTCGCCGTGTTTCCTGCTCCAACAGCGGCTCATAAAGTACctttgaagaaaaggaagaagaaacaggGCAAGTATACCTGTGTAACTTCTGGCATCAGTCTACCAAAGTGAGCCAGAAATTGCCTCTGATAGTTGATGGTAATTGCAGTAGTGTATGAACACAGTTCATTTTTGAACCCACTCACATTTTTGGCCTGGACAGCCTCCAGTGGCTGAATTTCAGAAGTGTATTTATTTGCTTCATTTTTTGCTTCATAATTCCAATACAGTTATCAGTTGAAAAGTGGGTTTTTTGCACAGCACGTACCAAATtctcagcagcatcctgcatGACAAGTAGCAGTATTCCCAGTTGATGCAGCTTCTCCTAATTCTTACAGCAATTCAGTATTTTGATTTGTGCTGGTTAGGAGGGTGGTATATTTTCTTGCACAAGTTGTCTGCTGCTGAAACTAGTTTGTTCTTGAGCAAGTCAACTGACTCTTGTAAGATACAGGGGTCTTACCTGATAACAGTATATAGTGGGCCTTCAAATAATTAAGATAATCGTGGTTATGTGCCTAGTTGTGTGGCAGAAGGGTAGCTGTTGTTTGTTTGGCCACCACAGCAAGCATGAACCCTACATCTGCTGTCAAAAGCATGCTCTGGTTCCTAACACTAACTTGTTGAATGTTCTTTATAGGTCATGATGAAtgagacagcacagcaaaaCATGGAAAATCACCCTGTTATACGGACTCTGTATGATCATGTGGATGAGGTTACCTGTTTAGCTTTTCATCCAACAGAACAGATCCTAGCATCTGGTTCAAGGGACTACACACTTAAATTGTTTGATTATTCTAAGCCTTCTGCCAAAAGAGCCTTCAAATACATCCAGGTTAGATACAATACTAGTTCAGAGCAACCAAAGTTTGAATGTATAAGTACTGAGGTATTGGTGAGCTGAACTGTGTCTGAGTTAATAAGTGATCAGGTGTGTAGGTGCGTGCAGCTACAAAACTCTCAGACATTGTGGTAATTGCATGTTAAGAGTTTGTGCACAGTGATACTTATATTATTTAAATCCAGTGACTGTCAGCTTTTTATTAAGCTAGATCAAAAATCTGGTATAGGTAACTTCGAGGTCAGTTaggttatctttgttttggaggAGAGTTTGGCATGACTTGGTGGTCATCTTTGGGGTGTGTGACTGGTGGCAGCCTCCTGTCGCTTTTGTGTGATactctgcaggctgcttcagGACAAAAACTGATAGATTTAAAGGTAGCCTGCATTTGAGTCCTATAGGAAGCATTTTCTGGTTTGAAAAGCAGTATGCATTGTGCTGATAATTTAGCTAGTTCTTCAGAACTTAATGCTGCCAGAATTGACAGTTCcatttcatattttttttctttcttacaccAATTATGTATTTTTGATCAAACAGGAAGCAGAGATGTTGCGCTCAATTTCTTTTCACCCTTCTGGAGATTTCATACTTGTTGGTACCCAGCACCCTACTTTACGACTCTATGATATCAATACTTTCCAGTGTTTTGTGTCTTGCAATCCTCAAGATCAGCACACTGATGCTATATGTTCAGTAAATTACAATGCAAGTGCAAACATGTATGTGACAGGAAGTAAGGATGGATGCATCAAACTGTGGGACGGTGTTTCAAACCGCTGTATCACTACTTTTGAGAAGGCACACGATGGAGCTGAAGTCTGTTCTGCTATTTTTTCCAAAAATTCAAAGTATATCTTGTCAAGTGGAAAAGACTCTGTAGCTAAACTATGGGAGATATCCACTGGTCGAACACTGGTCAAATACACAGGTATGTGGCAGGTGACCTTCTGAGTACCTTTTTTTCTCGGGTACTGCCCCACAGCAGGGGTGGTAATACTGTCAGAAGAACTATTCTTTGAAGGCAGTAGGACACTGCTGCTTTGAGGGTAAATTGCCTCAGATTTTTAAGAGCCCTTAACATAGACTAAATCCAGAAGAGAAGGTATGACTCTGGTGTCAGTCAGTGTAAGcatgtttagtctgaagagatTCTTGGAGACTTTCTGACAGCATTACTCTATTGCTTTGGAGGGAAGCTGTCACTAGATGAGGGAAAAGTGAAAAAGAACCCTGCCTTGAGGGCCAGAATATTTATGCACAGggatgttggttttttttttctctacagtGTGTTTAAGAAATGGTGATTATTCAAACAATATCATTGCTTTGCTTACTACTGTTTGCACTGAGtttatgtcttttttttcctatctgtTGCTAGGTTAGGGGCACAGTTTAAACCGGAAGGGTCAGAACTAACACCTAATCCATTTCTGGCCACTTTCCTGCAGAAGCCCACCCCAAAGTAGAAGCCGAACCTACTTTGGGGCAGTTATTTTAACCATTGGGCTTTTGTGTTGAAGGTGGCTCTGGTAAAGCCATGGCAATATTCTGAGAAATGGCTacggtttgattttttttttttttttttttttctgttgaagGATGCAGTTGTGCCAAGCAATCATGTTCAGGGCCTGCTGACAACGATCTTTGATTTCAGCAGGACTTAAAAACTGTTGCAGGATGTAGAAGCTTTGCATGTGATCTCAGCTATGTGATGGGGAGAGCTTTGGGGTTAAGCGGTAATGCCTTTCAGCATTAGGAAGCACAGCATAAAAGAGGAGAGAATGTCAGTGTTGCATCTTAGCTTCGGGATGTGTGGTCCCTTTTTGTACGGGAGCTCTGtactgctgtccaccagcaggGTGCAGCATCACCCACAAACTTGTGCAGAGCATGGGGTAGGATGCAGGTGCGTGTGCTGCAGTTACAGCTGTAAGCCTCACGTGAAAACTTAAGTCAAAAATGCTCTTAAAGTTCAGTGATTGCAGTCATAGTGAGTGGCTGAACTTGACTGATGAGCTGGTCTAGTCAATCTTTCTGTTCTTGAAGAAATTGTAGACTACACCATGTATGCAGCTACAAAAGAATATTCAGTATTGATTCACCTGTCATATGTGGAGCTGAGAATAAGGCTCCTTGGTAGGCTGTAGAAACTGATATTTCTGTGAGATCTATTCTTAAGCTTTTGAAAACTTCCTAAAACTGATCCTATTTGGGTTAATATTTTGCTGCCTATTTTTAGGAGCTGGTTTGAGTGGACGACAAGTACACAGGACACAAGCTGTCTTCAACCACACAGAAGATTATGTGCTGCTTCCAGATGAAAGGACCATAAGTCTTTGCTGCTGGGATTCAAGAACTGCTGAACGGAGAAATCTTCTTTCTCTTGGGCACAACAGCATTGTCCGTTGCATTGTTCACTCCCCTACCAACCCTGGCTTCATGACCTGCAGTGATGACTATAGGGCTAGGTTTTGGTATAGAAGGTCAACGACAGACTAAGGACAGCTTTATATAACACTGATTATTCAGATCCATGCTATTGTGTTGTATTGATTGTACTGCCAACAGATGCCTAGATGAATGCCGTGCTCTGTCTTGTTTTAATTCTGTCAAATGTGGCAGGAAGATATCAAAATGCTGAGACTTAGTTTTGCCCCACACTAATTATTTTTATTAGTGTGTGTGGCATTATTTTTTGTATGTCATCTCTTACTGTACTTGAGGAGCATGGGGGAAGGTTTGGGGGCGAGAATGGAGTGATCCTTGCAGGAAGGGTTAAACTTGTTCTCCTGCCTTTCTAAATCCTGTGAAAGATAATGTGACTGTATCTTGCTCAAACTGGGCAGTATGAGCCAGTTTTGCTCTGCATTGTATCTGTGCAATCCCACTGAAGTCTGTTTAAAGAATGGATTACACAAGTAACAGCAGAACTTGGCAAGTATTTTAACAAAGCCTTAAGCTGCCTTCGGTTCTGATTCATTCTTTGTAAAGCTCTGTTTTGTATCTTTTGGTCTTGTGGGGGGTggtattttttattttgtttttttggggttttttttttttggttggccAAGTGGACTTAAACTTCTGAGCATCTTGTGCCACAAGGATTTGAAACAGGATTTTAAATTGTTTACACAAATTCAAGAATTATGCTCTGGTATTAAAGCTCAAACTTGAAATCTCATCATCTTCTGAATTTATCTTACATGGAACCTCAAAGTAAATTCATAGTATTGTCAAGGAACATCCACATCCACCTATAAAATGTGACAGTGCTGGAGCACATGAAAATGGGAATAGCTGTGTGATAGAGTTTTACTATCAAAGAAGGAAACTTGTGCATAGTGATTTGGTATTATATGTACCTCAGAAATGTCACTGCTTCGTTTCCTTGAGAAGTTTCCATCCTGTGTCTGTTACACAGCActtgaattattttcttttttttaattactcaaACCCCAGACTGTTTTTTCTGTCATCTCTAAAAGTCCAAGTTCCCCAGACTTCATCCTATTCAGCAAAAGTGCTTAAACCTTCTGTAAGCTTGAAAATTCACTCCTTATTTTCACAGGTAGTTTTAAATGTGTTCATTCAGTTGTCCTTGCACAGTGCTCTTGGGCTGCTCATTTGGGAGGCTTCCTTTAGTGGAAAGTTAAGCACTGGCTTTCAGGAGGATTTTTAAATGTAAGAGTGTTCTTACAGCTGGATTAACTTTCAGTTACTGCTGATCAAGTGTCTTGTTAAGGGCTGATGAGGGTACAGGATTGGTCTGTATTTAAATAAAGCTTACCTTTTTAAAAGTTGTTTTAATATATAAAGAGGGAAATGTATTTGTTTTCTGTTCTCTCTAGAAAAAGAATTGTGGTAGGCAGCTTCTTTGAGGACACGTTAAAGATGATGAATTTGTTGCATCTGAATTGAGTAACTATAGATTTACAGTACAGAATGGGGGCTtctggttggtgtttttttttaaagaggtaAAGAATGAAATTTAATTTTGTCTTAAAAGCTACTTCCATATGAAATGGTTCTTGGGCTTAGCAATCCTctttgctcctcctctgctttccttccaATTTCTAAAACGTTGGAAATAGGGGAGCTATGGGATGGCAGTTGTGGTAGCTTTTTTTGTGGACCAACAGGGAGAACTACAGCTTGGTGGGAGGTAAAAGAGAGGTCCTGATACCCAGTTATTAATGCAGGCTGTACTTGCTTTGCAAGAGCAACCTCCTAGTACAGCCAGCTTGCTAAATTGATAGCAGTGGCAGTTGAGTTAAGCTAGTCTTTGGAGCCTTACTTTTGAACCTTCATTTTCATACCATCTTGGTTTTGCTGGGACAAAACCATAGGCCAGCCCTGGAACTGCAGGCCAGTAGCAGCTTGCAATCAGCCAGGGCAGACGACCTGAGTTTGCTACAAGTGTATCCTGGACTAGCAGTCAGTATAAAGAGGAAGTTTGTAGAGGATGAGGGGCTTCTGCTCTTGATTAGGTTCTCTTTTTCTGATCTCCCTTATCTCCTGAGGAGGGGTGATCAGGTGATAGAACTGCTGTATTTTAGCCCCAGATTCAGGGTAGAAAGACACACATTAAATCACTGACATGGTTACTATGTTAGCATCATGGTAGCGTTCACTTCAAGGTTCCTTAATTCTGTTCTTTAACTTGCAGAATAAAACCTGCAGACTTTAATTCTGTTAAAAAAATCCTGGCATTGCCACCTTTCTTTCATATTGTGTATTGTCTTGCTTGAGGCTAGAAGTTTGGGAGGGGTTGTGTTTAAGAAGCAAGGGCTGGAAGAAACTGAAATACTATTTAGGTAAACCCCATAGTTaaataggatcataggatgttaggggttggaagggacccaaagagatcatcgagtccaacccccctgctggagcaggacaatacttacctaacacagatcacagagaaacacatccaggcaggctttgaaagtctccatagaaggagactccacgacctccatgggcagcctgttccagtgctttgtgacccttacagtaaagaagttccccttgtgttgaggcggaaactcttttgctgcaatttacacccattgctctttgtcctatcacagggagcaagtgagcagagcctgtcccccccctcctggcagccttcagatacttacaaacatttatcaaatcccctctaagtatTCTTttgtccagactaaaaagccccaggtccctcagcctctcctcatagccctGCACCATCCCAGTGGTAGTCTGGTAGATGAAGGTGGTTGATGTGTGGGATGAGAATGAGAAGAGCCATGGCTGCTATACAGCACTGAGAGCAAGCACACGTGGAGAAAATAGGAGCTATAGCTGCGCTGTGAAGAACAAGGTTACATATACACATGGTCACCCCCTTAGATCTACATTTAGCTGAAGGGAAACAGATCTTTTCATTGTGCAAGTCTGGAAGCATCTTAGATGTGTTCCACGTGATCATGCCTATTACTACTGCAGTCAGAGAATCTTCACACCTGGAAGGTACTTGATTCATAAAAATTCCAGTGCAGCCACTTGCCCTTCACAAGTTTTTCAGTTGTAGCTCTTGGGAGTAAGCTGTTCTGCTCAGTCTTTCTCATctcaagaacacctccagcaccaaTCTTGAAGGTCTGTTGTATCCATCCAACATGTAACCTTCTCTTGCCTCTTCTCAGAAGACACTATGATGGAAATGTGGCATGGTGATGACATAGCTAGCCATGTATAATGGCTGAGGAGACATGCTGACATGAAAGCAAGGCAACTTTGGAAACAAATCATAATTATGGGTTTGTGTCTTTTAGTCTTCAGCATTCCTTGGCATGCTGATCTGGCAGCCAGTAACGGGCCCATAGCTCAGAAAAGCTGTTTATGGAATTTAACTTGTTTGCCACCCACTGAAACAGATTTCAGATTTTCTGGCTAAGATGGAGTTCTGGTCTGAGATCAGTAGTTCTCATTCCTGGACATAGAGGTTGTCTTTGCACCAGTGCTGTCCTGTGAGACTGAAATCCAGGAAAAAATGAAGTGCAATAAAGGAGAAGTAAAGTAGTTGTATTTCAGGTTTGGAAGTTCTCTGCGTGGCTGCAAGGGACCCTTCAAACATGCTGTGGCACAAATGCTACACTTGCTGAGCAGGACATAGCAGgatgggagctggagctctcaCATTTCCTGGTCTACTTGTGTAAGTCAGGAGGAGCTTTTCACCCCAGGTATGGATGGTAGTACATCAGGTTTTTATAAAACCCCTTCATAACAAGAAAATGAATACTGATGCCTTAAGCATTAAACCAGCTTTGAAAGGCATGAAAAATGTTGGCTTCACAATCCTGAATTGATCTGATTGGGGCAGTCTAAGTTCTATCAAGTCTTGTGCAGCCCCTTGTGGCAGCACCCTTCTTGGGTTCATGACATCTCTGAAAGAGGAAACACAGAATGTGTAGCAAAACAGAGGGCGAGACCTCTGACTGCGGTTAATTGCAACAAGCTGGTGACAGAGAGATCAAGGAAAATTCCACTTGCCGACGGACTCTTGCTCATTTTTAGACTTGTTTTAGGTTTTTCTGGTTTACCTTCTGTTCTTTTCAGTCTTACTTGGCAGCACAGAAATTTTCATTAGCATCTTACCTGAAAATTCCTAAATGCCTTTAGGAGTACAGCTGTCAGATACGTTGTCTTGAGACATAGTTCAAGTCACTCTTCAAAGCTGAAGACTCTTCACCCTCTGTAATCATCTGTACTGCTCAAAGTGACACTGCTGGAGAATGACAACAATGGACAAAACCAGAAGAATCAACAGAAATGCAAAGGTATGTCTCTTTCAGCTTTTAGCACAACATACAGACAAGGAAAAAGGAGTCCTAGAATAGAGTTTGATGTTCGAATTCATCATGATATTTGATGCTGCTGCAAATAGTTGCTGCTCATGCACTAAAGTCTCACTGTGCTTTTCATTGTGACAAAGCCATTCACTGGAAGAAATGTCTTCTTGAGAAGGACTCTGCAGCAGGATTTCCCATAGCAAACACCTATGAATAGACACATTTGTGAAATAATGAATGCATAATTCAAATTTCTCACCTGTCCTACTGCCACCCTGCAAATATTAGAGATGTGGTTATCTACCAGAGACTTTCAGTGGCTGCCCAGGTTACCTGACAGATGTTTGCCTACTTTACACACCAAAGCAAAGAGGGTTTGAACCACTATATTTGGGGTGGGCTTTTTTTAACGTCTGGGAAAAGTTTATAGGGCTTTTACATTTATTTGTGTGGTTACATTGCATTTGGTATAATTATATACCCtaattatatacatatatatatacatagataCAATACCCTGCTGCAGCTATAAGGGTGAGAGAATGCTGAAGTCTTCAGTCAAAGTCTGCCTTGACTGTCGTACTGTCTGCAAGTCTAACAAACTGTGTAATGACACCATTCTTTTTATCCTGGATTATGATCTGTGTGTTTGCTGTAAATAAACTGCCTCCTGGAAATTTGATACAAAATATTGGGGAGGACGAAGTGTAGTATTAACTCAGTAAGTCAGGTTTTTTGCACTCAAAATTTTACAGAGAGTCATGTAGGTAGGGAGACTATTTTTCATGGTAACTCATCAGAAACTGAGGCAGGACATTTCCTATTCCTGCACAGAGAAGAGAGTTTCTAGGTATGATATTGCCAGTTTTCTTAAATGGATTGCCATGGGCTAAAGAAATGTAATGCTAGCAAGCTGATCTCTTGTTCTGCTGTGAGACCTTTTGACACACTCAGTCACATTCAGCAGAGTAACAACTGAGAAAGTCCAATTTATTTCTCTCATATAGTTTATGAAGGGTTTATAAGTTGGCTACTACCCTGGCAGTGTTACTTATTTTGATTAATATGAAAATACCCAGGATGTGGTTTTTCTACTGGACTTCATGTGCCAACCAGCAGTGGCTTTACTGTGACAGGTGAATCTTGTCCACTCATCATTGAGCCTCAAATATGCCATCTTCACCAGGAGAAGCATTTCTGGAAATGAATGCAGCATGTGAGCAGAGCCAAACGAATGAcgatgctgctgctttctggttGCATATGCACCTGCAACACAGTCTGCACAGGAAGCATTGCACCTCATGGTGTAATTGAAAGCACAGTGAGCATGGGCAGGCTGTGCTTGGGAAACAGTTCGCCTTCTGTTTGAAAACATTTGCTGTGCTCTTGCCAAAGGAAAAATAGGAGTGTTTTTTTAAAACCCTCATTAAGTTGATCTGAAGTTTGTCTCTCCCTCCCAAGTGCCCAGCTCCGATTTTATCACCTTGTCCACAAAAGAATTATGTGAAGAGCCATGTGAGATATGTTCTTGTGAACTCCTCTTCACCTGGGGATGTATGCACCTCCCCCATGGCTCCAGGCGCCTGATGTCTCCCAGTCTCCTTCTGTCTCCTTCTCCAATGCCTGGGAGCAAACACTCGTTTCACAACAGGATTTGCCAGAGCTAGTACACTGAGCAAGGAGTTGCTTAAACAGCCAAGGTGAAACACTGGAGAGATGGTGAAGTCTCCATTTTCCTGGGCCTCAGACAGGAAATTCAGGGCTATTCTCAGGGATGCAGTCAGGTGGAAGTAGACTCTATGCTCAGCTTTCCTGGGCAAACCTTACAGTGAAAACTTTGGTTCTGTCATGGCAAAACAGTCTTGAGACATTGAATTTTCACCTCATTTAATTTATTGCCAGATAGCACAACTTTCTGATCATCGATTTGAGTGATCAAAAGAACAAACTATGAACAATTAAGTAAGCACTTACATAtgcacctttcctctcctttcctaaAGTCACCTTAGTTTTGTGTGAAGCATACTCAATCTGCCCTGCTTGGCACAGGAGGCTAGGGCTGGCAGAAAAgttctctggctgctgctctgtggctgttCAAACTTTTTCTCCACTCTTCCCTGCCTTTGTCCCTGTCCCAGCAGGCAACACCCATGGCCACAGTCCCTTGAGGGGTCCCTGTCCCAGTGTGGCAGGGATCCTGCCTGGCATTAATTCAATAGAACATTTAATTGTATCTGAAAAGTAGTTCCGTGGCCACAAGTTGTGGTTTTGTTACTTGTATTTCTGGATCATTTCAAATGCTAGCAGCACCTGAAAAATtccagggcagagagagaacagCTGTTCTTTATCTTTCGCGTGAAGTGTTCGAACTAGTAAAACTGCTGGTTGTAAtactaaaccaaaaccaacacaaaagcctcaaaccaaccaaccaccaccaccaaaaccaaacagacaaaagcccccccaccccccaaaaaaaaaaaaccaccacaaaaacaaccaacaagaacaacaaaagaaaccaacaaagagcacactgcacacacacctACACACTAAAAAGATGTTCAAATGAGCTGCTTTGTGTCAggaattcttttccttttggacACCTTatagctgcttctctgctcctaACCCTAATCCAGAGGTGTAAATTCTGTTGAGAAAGCACTTCCAATTCGGCATTTTCTATCCAAGATGCATTACTTTTCTAGTTACTTGATTGTGGCTTTGGGAGTGAGTGTCTAATTTAATCTTGACTCTACCgtggaaagaggaaggaaaaagcttTTACCAGAGAAAAGGCAGTGTGTATAACAGCTACACCAGTAAAAGTCTGCAAACTTCAAAACATCCAAAAGTACAAAGCAGCAAAAATCTGCTGCATAAGCACAgcccagaagagctgctgctgagcaataCCAACACTGCATAGTTTTAAATTACACAattacttaatttttttttcttaagtaaTTGAAGAAACAACCCCCTTCAGCTACAGCTAATGTTAGGTTTTCTCCTCAGGTTTTCTATCTCTGGAGAGCAAGATTATTGTGCAGTGATTTCCACAACTGTACAAGACTTTTCTAGAGATCTGGACATGAACATTTCAGTCTGTCAAACCACTTTtaagttaaaaataaaataaaccaaagtgcAGGAGTAATAAATGATGCTGCAAAAATGTTTTGAAATGCATCCTTCACTTTCTGGTTCAGCTCCAGTGCCCTGTGTTTTCTGTGAAGATGCAATCGCAAGGCAGAACAGGCATTTCCCGGGGGTCTGCAGGAGGGACATCTGTGTGTCCAAGCCCTCATTagcatcagcagctgcaggccaaTGGCACCGTGCAGATAATTTTGCTACGTAATTagctcccttctttcccaatagctgctctcctctggggCTCCCAATGAATGTAGCAGGAGGTAGAAGGAGGCTGAACATTTGCTCTTCAGGCTTCCAGCCAGACCCTCCAGCGCTCCTGCTTGATCTACTGGACTGGGAAAGGCAGGGTTAGTGGAGACTTTATCCTGCTCCTTAGGTGATGGAGTAACAGAGAAACAGGAGACAACAAAATGAAGGTCAGTGTAAGTACCTGGATTATCTTATTTCTGTGTAGTTACTTTAATGACTTTACGTATTTGCAGCAGAACTGCAGATCGTGTAAGATCTATGCCAAGATCCCTTTTCAAAGTGTGCTGCTAGTCTTAGTTGCACATTACTAGAAGAGCACATGATCTTAACTTTTAAAATATGATAATATGATCAAATTTAAGCTGAAAAATTACTTCATCAGGAACAACAGCATAGTTAAGAAGGGTACAGTTTTGTACCATACTTACTAGGCAGTAAAGTCCCTTATTAAACAGTGACTATAAATGACCCTGGCTGGTCTCTAGGATGCCCCTTGTTTTCCATATGGTTTTGGAAATAATGAGTTTCAATGATTAACATTTGACCTAGATGATACCTCAAAAAAGGTGACGCTTTCTGCACTGATGACTAGAAAATGAGTAATAAGAATGTTTCAACAATTTGAGTCACTCTAGTGAAGAAAATGTCAAGTACTTTGAATATGAGCTGTGTGAGCCTGGGAAAGCCTGTGCATTCTAGGATAAGGACTGATCATGTGCTGCAGTGCTCTTTGCAGGAAGAACAGAACctcagaagaggaaaggagtgGTGACAGTTTCATTTTTAGGAAACAATGCTCTTTTCTGGGAGCAAGGAGGAACAAATGGAAGGATCAAAACTGTTTTGTAGTCCTCCGCTAATGTCTTTGCCCAGGCTTCCAGCACAGCATGCACACAGACACTGAGTGTTAGCTTGCTTTGTGCTAGGCAAGATTTCCCTAGCTGTGAAGCTGAGTGACTCTCAGCCTGACCTTACAGCTGATCTCTGGCAGCTGTGACTCGGGCAGTGTCTGCATGGTCACCATATGCCCTGTGTTAATGACAGGGGAAGGGGCAATACACAGCTGCTCACGGGAGTGGGGATGCACAGTGGTGATTAGGGCAGATCAAAGCCCTTCACGCCTCTTTTCCCAGAGAAACGCTATGATTTCACACAAATGCACCTTTGTCCAAACGGGTGGGCTTAAAAAGGAATTAACTTTTTTTGGTCAGATAGCTGCAATGAGAGAGCAAGAGGAAGCTACAGCCTTTGggagttgtgctgctgctgattcATTATGAATCAGAGAACACCCACCCTGAGCCTCTGCCTCTTTGGTTGCCACGGCCAGGGAATTAGCAGAAACTTGGCCATAAGTCAGATGGGATACAGGGACAGCATCTTTTCATATTTCTGCACTCAGGAGGAAGAATACACAGCGGTCACTGCAAGTGGCAAACTTACAATGTACTTCTGACAACCTGTCCTAGGAGTTCGTTGCCTGTTCCCTGGGCAGGCAGATGAAAGAGAGTAAGAACTCTGTTCCAGAGACTCTGTGCAGTATCTACTGCTTAGGAGGCAGAAGGAGAAAACTTTTGCTCATCAGAACTCTCCACATCTTTAAATTCATGTTTGGAAATAAACACTGTAATAAAACATAATCAGGATACTAAAAGGTTTAGAAAGCCAAAGTATAGTAATTTGGTGCATATGGGCAAAACCCTCTGGGTAGTAGTAAGAACCAACCCCCC
The window above is part of the Pogoniulus pusillus isolate bPogPus1 chromosome 29, bPogPus1.pri, whole genome shotgun sequence genome. Proteins encoded here:
- the CSTF1 gene encoding cleavage stimulation factor subunit 1, with amino-acid sequence MSGRRVAAACDRRQLPRGMGSMASPLLDPRPLRLPFLEADSRLQSICGRSMQQPSRRSILRSRPPPPPPPLPPPPIDALRAPVAILGGERGRQKEGSAPPRHSLLTMYRTKVSLKDRQQLYKLIISQLLYDGYINIANGLINEIKPQSVCAPSEQLLHLIKLGMENDDSAVQYAIGRSDTVAPGTGIDLEFDADVQTMSPEASEYETCYVTSHKGPCRVATYSRDGQLIATGSADASIKILDTERMLAKSAMPIEVMMNETAQQNMENHPVIRTLYDHVDEVTCLAFHPTEQILASGSRDYTLKLFDYSKPSAKRAFKYIQEAEMLRSISFHPSGDFILVGTQHPTLRLYDINTFQCFVSCNPQDQHTDAICSVNYNASANMYVTGSKDGCIKLWDGVSNRCITTFEKAHDGAEVCSAIFSKNSKYILSSGKDSVAKLWEISTGRTLVKYTGAGLSGRQVHRTQAVFNHTEDYVLLPDERTISLCCWDSRTAERRNLLSLGHNSIVRCIVHSPTNPGFMTCSDDYRARFWYRRSTTD